The Christiangramia salexigens genome includes the window TTCGGTATTCACCTCTTTTTGTTCTGCAATACTTAAAAAGATATGATAGTAACTAAAGTCCCAAATGGGTAATTCAAGGGCTTTGTTGGCGATCTTTAGACTAAGCTCATCGATCTCGTTTTCGCTTAATTTATTCCTAAGCTCTTTATATTTTTTTCGCAGATCACTCTTCTTCATGTTCTTCAGATTTTGCTTGCGTAGAAATATGGAATATAGCATCTCCCTGATATACGATAGGGCTTTCGTTGACATTTATCACGTAACCCTGACTTGTGGATTTGATCTTATGACTAAATTTTCCATAAGGATCTGTAATCGTGGCGATATATTCACCTTTTTCAACGTGTTTGCTGCAGGGGATCTTTACGTGTAGAAGACCGCTATATTTTGCTCTCAACCAGGAGCTATTCTCTATGAGAACTGTTTCTTTTTTTACATCGGGATAATCGAATTTTGTATTAAGCATATCCAGATGACTTAAAATTCTCATAGCGCCTTCAACCCCATGACGTGCGACTTCCTTGTTGCTGTCCAGAGATTTCCCTCCTTCAAAAAGCAGAACGGGGATCCCAAGTTTGGAACAGGTTTCGCGATAGGATTTTGTAATAGTTTTGGATTCTATTGTAAAAGGTGCGCTGAAAATTCGGGCGTATTTTATACTTTGTTCATCCCCTTTTTTAACCCTTATCTGGGGCGCATTGAACCTCGCGGCACCACCGGTATGAAAGTCCAGGCAAAAGTCGGCGATGGGAAGAATTTTTTTAACGAATTGATAGGCAAATCTGCTGGCCAGAGAGCCGTTCTTGGTTCCAGGGAACACGCGATTAAGATCACGGCCA containing:
- a CDS encoding succinylglutamate desuccinylase/aspartoacylase family protein yields the protein MPRIDKNNVLEILGEKVLPGKGATINFNMAKLYTTTSVEVPVIIERAKKPGPVVLLTAGIHGDEINGVEIVRQIISKGINKPRIGTIICIPIVNIFGFLNMAREFPDGRDLNRVFPGTKNGSLASRFAYQFVKKILPIADFCLDFHTGGAARFNAPQIRVKKGDEQSIKYARIFSAPFTIESKTITKSYRETCSKLGIPVLLFEGGKSLDSNKEVARHGVEGAMRILSHLDMLNTKFDYPDVKKETVLIENSSWLRAKYSGLLHVKIPCSKHVEKGEYIATITDPYGKFSHKIKSTSQGYVINVNESPIVYQGDAIFHISTQAKSEEHEEE